The Leptospira koniambonensis sequence CCTAAAACTGTTTTTGCCACCCACTATCATGAACTAACAGAACTTTCCAGGTTGCCTGGTGTTTGGAACCTTCATATGGAAACGGTGGAGAAGGACGATAAGGTAATTTTCCTAAGGAAAGTAAAACCTGGTAAGGCTAAAAAATCATTCGGTATCTATGTGGCCCAACTTGCAGGAGTTCCTGATTCAGTGGTAAAACGAGCTGCTGAAATTCTAACAGATATGGAATCTAGGAAAAAGGAAATCCGTATCCAAACTAGAGAACCTTCTTTGTTCCAAGACATGAGTGCATCTAATGGAGACAGTCAATTCTGGCAAGATTTCAAAAAAGAGATCAACGATCTTCCGATCGATTCTATGACACCGATCGAAGCATTAAAACTATTAGACGATTGGAAGAAAAGAGTTAGTTCTCGAGGCTAACTGCGCCAACATCGCGAATTATTCTGCAAATAAATACAAAAGAACATCCATAGAAGCAAAATCGATCCAGTTGGAAATATTGGACTTAAGACCTTCTTTCGCATGAAAACCTATACCGATCCCGGAAGCTTCTAACATCAGTTGGTCATTTGCGCCGTCACCCACAGCTACGATGTTTTCCCTTTCCATTTTAAAACGAGATTGAAGCTCCAAAAGAGATTCTCTTTTGATATTTTTATCCACCACAGTTCCGGAAACTGTTCCTAAAAGTTTATCCCCTGCTCTGTCTAGATAATTTGCGCGGATCTCGTCGATGGAATATTCTTGTTTAAATCTTTCTAATATGTCTGTGAATCCGCCGCTGAAAACTGCGGTTTTTACATTCTTCTTCTTGAGCCCTTGGAATAATTCAGGAACACCATGATTTGGATGTAATTTAAAATATAATTCATCGAATACAGAAACAGGAAGATCTTTCAGATAAGAGCATCTTTTTTGAAGAGCTTCTTGAAAGTTCAGATTTCCTTCCATTGCTTCTTTCGTTACATGTGCAACTTCATCATAAACACCAGCATATCTTGCGAGTTCGTCTATAACTTCTTCTTGGATCAAAGTAGAATCCATATCAAAGCAGAATAAGGCTTCATTGTTTAGAAACGAAGAGATTTGGATTAGATCAATTTTACGGAATCTTTGTAATTCTTGTCTAAGATAGACCAATTCTTCTCTTGGAAGAGAATGGTCCGTTTTCCAAATATCACATACAAAATTTTTGGAAACTTCTGACCTTCTTTCGATAAAGACAGGTTGTTTGAATCTTGCTGAAAGTGCTTCGGATAATCTTTGGGGATCCGAATCGTTTTTAGGGCTGAAAAATAAGATCACTTAGATTATTTAACGAGAGATTTAATTTTGCGAAGCCAGATGATATAGGCGTCTTTATTGATATGGATCGGATCTTTTTTACCTTCAAAAGTAAAAGCCAATTCTTCTCGGATAAAAGGGATCTCTTTCTGTCTGAACTCAGGCCAGATATCCAAAAATTGAACGTTAGGATTCTCATTAGCGATCCGTAAAAGCCAAGCATTTACAATTGGAGATACAGAATTCACATTTCTACTCAAAACAGGCGGAATCCCAAGTATAAGCACCTTAGTATTTGGCAGGCTTGTTCTTATCTTTTGGATCAGAAGCCTATGGATGCCTTCTATATAATCCAGACATTTCCCATCTCTAATATCGTTTCCACCAATTTCGAGGATAATGGTAGAAGGTTTTAGATTCAGGACAGTGGAGTCCAAGCGGTTTAGAAGAAGTTCCGTCATATCCCCTGCAATCCCCCGATTCACAGAACCTGGGAAATTCGCTTGGGTTAGATCCGGAGGAATAGCAGCTATCAGGCTATTTCCTACAAAAACTATATTCGCTTTTTTTAATTTTTCGTTCTCTTTAGTGTAGAGTAAAACAGCTTCCAGATATAATTTCTGGTATTTTTCCCATTCATCTGAGTTCCGGACTCCAATCTTGTCTACACATTTGAAATCCGGATTATAATAATCGTATATTGTCCTAGGTTGGAAAACGGAACAAGAGATTAGGGAAATAAGAAAAAAACAAATCCCTAATACTTTCATTTGGCAAGTCCCTCAAAAAACTCTCAGTTCTCAGATTCTTTCATATGAAATCGTTTATGCCAGTCAGCGATCTGAGCCTGCAGATATTCTTCTGTATCACATATACGAAATTCAATTGGGTTGTTGGAAACTGTATCGATCAATTTGGCTTCTATATAGCCGTTTTTTAGTTTATTGATCTCTATTTTATATTTCATCCGACAATCTCCGTTATATCCAGGATTTTCACCCCTACCAGAGTTTCAATCTATTCCGAAATTAATCTTGGAAAACCACCGAGCCTGGGAATCTTCCCATAGTCGGTCGGAAAATGCTATACGATTTTGGTTCTCAACTGGAAAAAAACTATTTCAAGAATTTACGATATTTGTAAAGTTCCGGG is a genomic window containing:
- the serB gene encoding phosphoserine phosphatase SerB is translated as MILFFSPKNDSDPQRLSEALSARFKQPVFIERRSEVSKNFVCDIWKTDHSLPREELVYLRQELQRFRKIDLIQISSFLNNEALFCFDMDSTLIQEEVIDELARYAGVYDEVAHVTKEAMEGNLNFQEALQKRCSYLKDLPVSVFDELYFKLHPNHGVPELFQGLKKKNVKTAVFSGGFTDILERFKQEYSIDEIRANYLDRAGDKLLGTVSGTVVDKNIKRESLLELQSRFKMERENIVAVGDGANDQLMLEASGIGIGFHAKEGLKSNISNWIDFASMDVLLYLFAE
- a CDS encoding GDSL-type esterase/lipase family protein: MKVLGICFFLISLISCSVFQPRTIYDYYNPDFKCVDKIGVRNSDEWEKYQKLYLEAVLLYTKENEKLKKANIVFVGNSLIAAIPPDLTQANFPGSVNRGIAGDMTELLLNRLDSTVLNLKPSTIILEIGGNDIRDGKCLDYIEGIHRLLIQKIRTSLPNTKVLILGIPPVLSRNVNSVSPIVNAWLLRIANENPNVQFLDIWPEFRQKEIPFIREELAFTFEGKKDPIHINKDAYIIWLRKIKSLVK